In one window of Rhinopithecus roxellana isolate Shanxi Qingling chromosome 15, ASM756505v1, whole genome shotgun sequence DNA:
- the MRGPRE gene encoding mas-related G-protein coupled receptor member E yields the protein MESREAGQQAGAADGAREDVAFNLIILSLTEGLGLGGLLGNGAVLWLLSSNVYRNPFAIYLLDVACADLIFLGCHMVAIIPDLLQGRLDFPGFVQTSLATLRFFCYIVGLSLLVAVSVEQCLAALFPAWYSCRRPRHLTTCVCALTWACCLLLHLLLSGACTQFFGEPSRHLCRTLWLVAAVLLAVLCCTMCGASLMLLLQVERGPQRPPPRGFPTLILLAVLLFLFCGLPFGIYWLSRNLLWHIPHYFYHFSFLMAAVYCAAKPVVYFCLGSAQGRRLPLQLVLQRALGDEAELGAVRETSRRGLVDIAA from the coding sequence ATGGAGTCCAGAGAAGCTGGACAGCAGGCAGGGGCTGCCGACGGCGCCCGGGAGGATGTGGCCTTCAACCTCATCATCCTGTCCCTCACTGAGGGGCTCGGCCTCGGTGGGCTGCTGGGGAACGGGGCGGTCCTCTGGCTGCTCAGCTCCAATGTCTACAGAAACCCCTTCGCCATCTACCTCCTGGACGTGGCCTGCGCAGACCTCATCTTCCTTGGCTGCCACATGGTGGCCATCATCCCCGACTTGCTGCAAGGCCGGCTGGACTTCCCGGGCTTCgtgcagaccagcctggcaacgcTGCGCTTCTTCTGCTACATCGTGGGCCTGAGTCTCCTGGTGGCCGTCAGCGTGGAGCAGTGCCTGGCCGCCCTCTTCCCGGCCTGGTACTCGTGCCGCCGCCCACGCCACCTGACCACCTGCGTGTGTGCCCTCACCTGGGCCTGTTGCCTGCTGCTGCACCTGCTGCTCAGCGGTGCCTGCACCCAGTTCTTCGGGGAGCCCAGCCGCCACCTGTGCCGGACACTGTGGCTGGTAGCAGCGGTGCTGCTGGCTGTGCTGTGTTGCACCATGTGTGGGGCCAGCCTTATGCTGCTGCTGCAAGTGGAGCGAGGCCCCCAGCGGCCCCCACCCCGGGGCTTCCCCACGCTCATCCTCCTGGccgtcctcctcttcctcttctgcgGCCTGCCCTTCGGCATCTACTGGCTGTCCCGGAACCTGCTCTGGCACATCCCCCACTACTTCTACCACTTCAGCTTCCTCATGGCCGCCGTGTACTGCGCAGCCAAGCCCGTCGTCTATTTCTGCCTGGGCAGTGCCCAGGGCCGCAGGCTGCCCCTCCAGCTGGTCCTCCAGCGAGCACTGGGAGACGAGGCTGAGCTGGGGGCCGTCAGGGAGACCTCCCGCCGGGGCCTGGTGGACATAGCAGCCTGA
- the MRGPRG gene encoding mas-related G-protein coupled receptor member G has protein sequence MFGLFGLWRTFHSVVFYLTLIVGLGGLVGNGLVLWNLGFHIRKGPFSVYLLHLAAADFLVLSCHVGFSVAEAALGPQDTLYFVLTFLWFAVGLWLLAAFSVERCLSDLFPTCYQGCRPRHTSAILCTLVWALTLPAVLLPANACGLLRNSKRLLVCLRYHVASVIWLLVLACVACTAGVVLFVWVTCCSTRPRPRFYGIVLGALFLLFFCGLPLVLYWSLQPLLNYLLSTFSPLATLLACVNSSSKPLIYLASGRQPGKREPLRVVLQRALGEDAEQGARGQSLPMGLL, from the coding sequence ATGTTCGGGCTGTTCGGTCTCTGGAGAACCTTCCACAGCGTGGTCTTCTACCTCACGCTGATCGTGGGCCTTGGGGGACTGGTAGGTAACGGGCTGGTGCTCTGGAACCTCGGCTTCCACATCAGGAAGGGCCCCTTCTCCGTCTACCTGCTGCACCTGGCCGCCGCCGACTTCCTGGTCCTCTCCTGCCACGTGGGCTTCTCCGTGGCAGAGGCTGCCCTGGGTCCCCAGGACACACTCTACTTCGTGCTCACCTTCCTGTGGTTCGCGGTGGGGCTCTGGCTGCTGGCGGCCTTCAGCGTGGAGCGCTGCCTCTCCGACCTCTTCCCCACCTGCTACCAGGGCTGCCGGCCCAGACACACCTCAGCCATCCTCTGTACCCTGGTGTGGGCCCTGACTCTGCCGGCCGTGCTGTTGCCCGCCAACGCCTGCGGCCTGCTGCGCAACAGCAAGCGCCTCCTGGTCTGCCTGCGCTACCACGTGGCCAGCGTCATCTGGCTCCTGGTGCTGGCCTGCGTGGCCTGCACGGCTGGCGTGGTCCTCTTTGTCTGGGTGACCTGCTGCTCCACGCGCCCGCGGCCCAGGTTCTACGGCATCGTCCTGGGCGCGCTGTTCCTGCTCTTCTTCTGTGGCCTGCCCTTGGTCCTCTACTGGAGCCTGCAACCCCTGCTGAACTACCTGCTGTCCACGTTTTCCCCACTGGCCACACTGCTGGCCTGTGTCAACAGCAGCTCCAAGCCCCTCATCTACTTGGCGTCAGGCCGGCAGCCCGGGAAGCGGGAGCCACTGCGGGTGGTGCTGCAGAGGGCCCTGGGGGAGGATGCTGAGCAGGGTGCCAGGGGACAGTCCCTGCCCATGGGCCTCCTATAA